The following nucleotide sequence is from Alkalihalobacillus sp. LMS39.
GGTATAACACGATTGTACGAAACTCTGGTGGGTTAGCTGTTGTATTAGATGCCGGAATATTAAATATTTCTCTCATTATGAAAGAACAAAAAAAGTTTTCCATCGATTCAGGGTATGAGCTTATGTTCTCGGTCATCAAACAAATGTTCAAACCATACGATGTTTTGATTGAGGCAAGAGAAATTATCGGCTCCTACTGTCCAGGAAGTTTTGACTTAAGTATTGGGGGAAAAAAATTTGCTGGCATTTCACAACGGCGAATTCGTGGTGGTGTCGCTGTTCAAATTTACCTCTGCCTACAAGGAAGCGGTCAACAGCGAGCTTCTCTCATTCGAACGTTTTATGAAAAAGCGGTAGGAGAAATGACTGTTTCATTCGAGTACCCACGGGTTCAACCAGAAACGATGGCATCACTTACTGATTTACTTCAATCAAACATCTCTATATCCCATTGTCTTCATCGCTTATTAACCGTTTTTACTGAAGGCGGTGCCCAGCTTCAATCTGATTCGGTACATGGTGAAGAAATTGACTTATATTCCTATTACCTTAATCGAGTAATCAAACGGAATGAGAAAGCTTTACAAGCATAAAAAAACGTTTCTCATATATCAAAAAAGCCTGTCAACCATCTCGTGTTTACGAGTTTTTTGTTGACAGGCTTAAAGCTCTTTTTACACTAACCAATCACTTTTTGATTGATCGACTGCATTGCTGTTATTAAAGCAAGTTTATATACATCTTTCACATTACAACCGCGAGATAAGTCATTAACCGGTCGATTTAACCCTTGTAAAATTGGGCCAATTGCTTCATATCCACCAAGGCGTTGCGCGATTTTATAACCTAAGTTTCCTGATTCTAAACTTGGGAAAATAAACACATTCGCTTCCCCTTTTAATGGGGAATCAGGCGCTTTCTTTTGCGCCACTGCTGGAACAAACGCTGCATCAAATTGAAATTCACCATCTATCACTAAATCCGGACGAGCTTCTTGTGCTAGTTTTGTCGCTTCTGATACTTTTTTCGTTTCAATTGATGAAGCAGATCCTTTCGTTGAAAAGCTTAACATTGCTACTTTCGGATCGATGTCAAATACTTTTGCTGTTTCTGCTGTTGCAACAGCAATTTCAGCTAACTCTTCACTTGTTGGTGAAATATTAATGGCACAATCTGCAAAGACAAACTTTTTATCTTCTTTCACCATAATGAAGACACCTGATGTTTTTTTAATGCCTTCTTTTGTTTTAATAATTTGAAGGGCAGGTCGGACGGTATCCCCAGTTGAATGAGCCGCTCCACTAACTAAACCATCTGCTTTATCTAAATAAACAAGCATCGTACCAAAATAATTCGGGTCCACTAATTTTTCTTTCGCCGACTCTTCGGTTTCTTTACCTTTTCTTCTTTCTATAAAAGCCTTTACCAATTCTTCAAATTGAGAATAGGTTGTCGGATCTATGATTTGAACTTGTTTAAACGAAACTCCGATCTGTGATGCTTTTTCAAGGATAGCCGTTTCATTACCTATCAAGACGGGTTGTAATACTTCATCTTGGGAAAGCTGTGCAGCAGCTTCAATAATACGTTCATCTAATCCTTCAGGAAACACTACAGTTGGAAAATGACGTTTTACCTTATCCTTTATTTGACTAAAGAGATCACTCACTTGTCATTCCTCCTAAAAATGTAAATCACCCTTATATTCCCATTGACTTATTGGAGAATACTTGATGTTCATTTCTATTATACAAAAATTAAAAGCCACTGTATCGAAAATTGCTCACTTTTTCACTTATTGTTCATATTCCCGTTTTTAACTAATAAAAAACAAATTGCTTTTCTTTTTATAAATTTTCCTATAACGAGCAATCTCATACTACATAACGGTTTATCAATATTTAGCAGTAATAATTTTTCAGAATTTTTGAATTAAGCATTGAAAGAATGAACGTTCATTCATTATAATTAAAACCAAGCATTACCATTTTAAAGGGGAGAGGTGTTCAATTGAACTATCCGCATTTATTTACACCGATAACGATTAATTCATTAACGTTAAAAAACCGAGTTATCATGGGTTCAATGCACGTAGGTTTAGAAGGTGAAGAAGATGGTATGAACAAACTTATCGCCTTTTATGAAAGACGAGCAAAAGCAGACGTCGGATTGATTGTTACAGGCGGAGCAGCAGTTTGTCCAGAAGGGAGTGGCGGCCGTAACTTTATGTCCATCTACAATGATGAAGATATTACACATTGGAAACCTCTAACTCAAGCGGTTCATCAACAAGGCGGCCGTATAGCTCTTCAGCTTTTCCATGCAGGGCGTTACGCTTATAAAGCAATGACAGGTCTTGATCCTGTTGCCCCTTCTGCCATTCAATCACCGATTAATCCTGATGTTCCTGTTGCGATGTCTGAAAAACAAATTGTCGATACTATCGAAGCTTTTGGGTTAGGTGCAAAGCGAGCAAAAGAAGCTGGGTTTGACGCTGTTGAAATTATGGGATCTGAAGGGTATTTAATTAATCAATTTCTATCCCCTGCCACAAACAAACGAGAAGATGATTGGGGAGGATCGTTTCAGAAGCGAAATACATTTGCTCTTGAAATAATTAAAGCTGTCCGTGCACAAGTTGGAGCTAATTATCCGGTTATTTTCAGAATGTCAGGCCTTGATTTAGTCGATAACAGCACAACGGAAGAAGAAACAGTGGCCTTTGCTAAGCTTTGTGAAAAAGCTGGTGTCGATTTATTAAATATCGGAATCGGTTGGCACGAATCACGTGTTCCTACCATCTCGATGAAAGTGCCACGCATGAAGTTTGTTCCTATTGCACAAATGATTCATCAAGCGGTCTCTATCCCTGTTGTAGCAAGCAACCGCATTAATAATCCTGATGATGCCGAAACGATCATTAAAGAAAACAAAGCTGATCTTATCTCAATGGCAAGACCATTTTTAGCAGACCCAGATATTCTCATCAAAGCAAAAGAAGGTCATACAAACGAAATTAATACATGTATCGCCTGTAACCAAGCTTGTTTAGATCATGTGTTTGAAGGAAAGTCTGCGACATGTTTAGTGAATCCCGAAGCAGGAAGAGAACTCACTCTCTCAATTGAAACAGCTACAACGAAAAAACATATCGTTGTGATCGGTGCTGGACCAGCCGGACTTGAAGCCAGTCGTGTTGCCGCCATGCGTGGACATCATGTTACGCTCATTGATGAAAAGGCTTACATTGGTGGGCAGTTAAACTTTGCAAAGTCTGTCCCTGGTAAGACTGAATTTAATGAAACATTACGGTATTATGATGTGCAACTTGCTAAATACGGTGTTACTCGTTTGTTAAATACAACCGCTACGGTGGACACCCCTGTTGTTAAAGAAGCAGATGAAGTGATTTTAGCAACTGGCATTATTCCGAGAACACCAGAAATACAAGGAATTGAGCAAGATTATGTGTTAAGTTATCGCGATGTATTTACAGGTGCCGTACCAGAAGGGAAAGACATTGTCATTATTGGCGGAGGTGGCATTGCCTGTGATTTAGCCTCATTCTTACTAGATAAAAAAGACTACTCCATTACATTATTGCAACGAGGTAAATCTTTTGCACGTGGAATTGGGAAAACGACACGCTGGGCCACTTTACTTAGCTTAAAAAAGAACGGTGTCCAAATGATTGGCGGCATCGAATATGAAAAGTTAGAGAATAAAACGCTCACGATAAAAAAAGATGCTGAGCCTGTTCACATTAAAGCAGACACCTTTATTACAGCAAGTGGGCAACTAACAAATGAAGTATTGTTTAAAGAGCTTCAACATAAAGGAATTCCCGTTCATCTTATTGGTGGAGCGAATCAAGCATTCGGACTTGATGCCAAACGCGCGATTTACGAAGGAACAAAAATTGGACGTTCTGTCTAAAACTATTGAGGAGTGATGATATGTCTGTAACGACTTATACTGTAAACGAATCGATTGCTACAATTACAATGAACCGCCCTGAAGTAAAAAATGCCATTGATGAAGAAATGCACCGCGAGCTTTATGACGCATTTACAAAAGCCAATGAAGATGACGCTGTGCGAGTTATCGTGTTAACAGGATTACCTGGATCATTTAGTTCTGGAGCTGATTTAAAGAGTATCCCTGTCGACAATTTATCTTCGATGGATTATGGAGACTATTTGCATCGTACGTATAATCGACTACTTCGTTTTATGGACACGATTCAAAAACCAATTGTCGCTTACATTAATGGCGTTGCCGCTGGGGCTGGCTTAAGTATTGCTTTAGCTTGTGATTACCGTATCGCCACTACAGAATCTAAATTTGCGTTAAGCTTCTTAAAGATTGGTCTTGTTCCTGATGCGGGGGCTTCATATTACCTTCCTCGCTTAATCGGCTTAGGAAGAGCAATGGAATTTGCATTAGGAGAGGTCATTACAGCTGAAGAAGCGTACCGGATAGGATTAGTGACCAAATTAAGTGATGACGCCAATGACTTCGTCGCTCGTTTATCAAAATATCCTACGTTAGCTTTTGGACTCATGAAAGAAAACATGAAAAAAGGCTTAGAACAACCATTATCAGAAGTATTAGAATTAGAAGTAACAGCTCAACGACAAGCCGGCCAAACAAAAGAACATCATATGGCCGTTCAAGCTTTTTTACAAAAACGAAAATAAGAAAAAAAAGCAGTGAGCATAGTTTTTGTTCACTGCTTCGCTTTTTCCCGTCATTCCTCATAACGGACATCTGTTCCGCTATAGCTCCTAGCTTGCTTGAATTCAACTCTATTTTCTCACTTTAACGGAACGTATGTCCGATAGTTTTTTAAAAACCGCCTTTTCTTCTCTGTTAACGGAACATCTGTCCAATAGAGTTTTAACAAACATTTCTACCACCATAGTCTGTCACAAAATCGTCGGCTGCAACTTTTTGGTTCTTTATTTTACTTATGGTATAGTATGTATTGATTAGAATACTAAGAAGTTCAAGTTAAAAGGAGTGTTACATAATGAGTGAAGCTGCGGTTACTTTAGATGGTTGGTATTGTCTTCATGATTTTCGTACGATCAACTGGCCTGCTTGGAAAACTTTGCCGACTGAAGAGCGCCAACAAATCGTAAATGAGTTTCTTCAAACGATAGAAAAATGGTCAACAGCGGAAGCAAATGGCGAAGGAAGCCATGCAATTTATTCGATTGTTGGACAAAAAGCTGACTTTATGATGATGTTACTTCGTCCTTCAATTGAAGAATTAAACGCCATTGAAAATGCGTTTAATAAAACTCGCTTTGCCGAATTTACAATCCCTGCTTTTTCATATGTATCTGTTGTTGAGCTAAGCAATTATCTTGCTGGTAAAGACGGTGGTGACCCGTTAGAAAATCCTGAGGTCCGAGCACGTTTATTCCCTACATTACCAAAAGCAAAGCATATATGCTTTTATCCGATGGACAAGCGTCGTTCTGGCAATGACAATTGGTACATGTTACCGCTTGATGAGCGCCGTACTTTAATGCGTAGCCATGGTATGATTGGTCGCCAATATGCAGGTAAAGTAAAACAAATCATTACAGGGTCTGTAGGTTTTGATGATTGGGAATGGGGCGTTACATTATTTGCTGATGATGTTCTTCAATTTAAAAAACTTGTGTATGAAATGAGATTTGATGAAGTTTCTGCCCGTTACGGCGAATTTGGCACATTTTACGTTGGAAACATCCTCAAAGAAGAAACGATTCCTAGTTTTTTTCATATATAATCCAAATCCTCTTCTCTATTTTTTTAGAGAAGAGGATTTTTTAGAATACAACCTCACCTTTGTTCATATAGTTGAAGTAACTGCTTGCATAAGCATATGAATTTGGGTAACTATCCTTTTGTGGTTGGAAACCTACATAGCTCTGAACTTTCACGAGTCACCTTAGTTCACGTGCAGCTAGAATTTTCTTTGGAGGTGAGGGCTTTTGGCAGTCATAAAGACAACAGAAAGTGATGTGAGGTTATTAGCTAGATTGATGAGAGCGGAAGCAGAAGGTGAAGGAGACCTCGGTATGCTTATGGCAGGAAATGTAATGGTTAATCGAGTACGTTCTGCTTGTTTAGATTTTGTTCATATTGACAATGTTGAACGCATGGTTTGGCAGTCACCTGGTGGATTTGAAGCGACACAAAAAGGGTATTTCTATCAAGGAGCGAGAGAGCGAGAAATGAATTTAGCGAGAAAGCTCATCCGTGGGGAACGACATCACCCTGCTGAGTTTTCACTATGGTTCTTCCGACCGACGGGTTCTTGTCCGGCACAATGGTGGGGACAATGGAACACAGGTCGATATAAGCTACATTGCTTTTACAGTCCAACGTCACAAGATTGTCCACAAGTGTATTCGGTCTTTTAAATTTTACATCTAAGAAGGAGTGACATCATTATGTATCAACAACCACAATTTCAACAACCTGAACAACAGCATCAACAACATCAACAACAACCGACAGCTGGGCAGCAGCCACATCAACTACCTTATCCACAGCAATTACAACCACCAGCACAGCAACAACCACCGATGTTCTATGCGCCACAGCCACAATTTCAGTTGCCGCCAATGCAGCAGTTTCCGCAAATTCCAGGAATGTTGCCAATGGAACAATCGTACATCGAAAACATTCTTCGCTTAAACCGAGGTAAGCAAGTCACAGTTTATATGACATTTGAAAACAATGTTCAATGGAATGCGCAAATCTTCACAGGTATCATTGAAGAAGCAGGGCGCGACCATATTATTTTGCAAGATCCTGAATCTGAAGTTCATTATTTACTTCTTATGGTTTACTTAGATTATATTGTGTTTCAAGAGCATCCTGAATATGATTATCCATTTGGTGCTGCTGTTACTGGTCAAATTGCAACTTATTCACCTCGATAATATACAAAAGGCTGTCAAAAGGGGACGTCCCGCTTTGACAGCCTTTTTTTAGCCTCGTAATACGCTAATGATAACTAATACCCAGCCTATAATAAACGCCAATCCGCCAAGCGGTGTTATCATTCCTAATTTTGTTATCCCAGTCACACTCATGATATATAAGCTACCAGAAAACAAAATTATCCCAGAAAATAAAAACCAACCTGCAACATGAAATAATCCTACATCAGGAAAGCGACTGATTAATAGCCCTACAATAAGGATCCCAATGGCATGGTACATGTGATATTGAACACCGGTTTGGTATATTTTCATAAATCGTTCAGATAATCGTTGCTCTAATCCATGTGCACCAAATGCCCCAAGTCCAACAGCTAAGGCAGCCAAAGCTGCTCCTAATACGATAAATAGTTTCATTTTTTTACTCCTTTTACATAACGTTAAAAATCAAATAAACTTTCTTTTTCGTCAACATCTACTACTGGGGAGGGAACAACTTTCGATATCGACTTTCCTTCTCCTACCGGGGTAGGCTGGCGCGATTCCTCATTGTCTTGTAATAATTCAGAATAAGCTTTGATGACTGCCGCATGTTCACGAATGGCTTGTTGATTCCCTTGCTCCGTTGCTTTCTTTAATTTTTGAACTTCTGCTTCTACTTTAGCTACAATCGATTGGATCGAAATGTTCATAAGAGCCCTTCTTTCCTCAAGTCGTTCTTTTTATTCTACAACTAGAGGTAGTCTCACATCAACTGTTGTCCCTTTTCCGACTTTACTATTAAACGTGATACTCCCTTTATGAAACTCGATTATTTTATGACTAATCATAAGACCTAATCCCGTTCCTTGCTCTTTTGTTGTAAAAAAAGGTTCTCCTAGCTTTTTGAATTTCGACTCTTCAATTCCGATTCCATTATCTATCACCCGAATCGAAACTTCTCCATTTTGTGGTTTTGTCAGAATAACCTGAACTCTCCCACCAGACTCCATCGCTTCCATTGCGTTTTTTAATATATTTATTAAAACCTGCTTAATTTGATTTTTCTCCCCTTGTATTATCGGGGCATTTATTTCATATGAAGACGTGATAAGGACATTTTTCATAATAGCGGACGTATTTAATAATGTCAGTACTTCTTCAATAATCGTTTGTAAGTTTACTTTTTCCATCTTTTCTACTTGCGGTTTAGCCAGAAGTAAAAATTCACTAATAATTACATTGATGCGCTCTATTTCTGACAGCATAATTTGAATATGGCTTGTTTCCTCTCGCTTTTGTTTGTTCATTACTTGTAAAAAGCCCGAAATAACTGTTAAAGGATTTCGAATTTCATGTGCTACGCCTGCCGCAAGTTGACTGACAACCGATAATTTATCAGAACGACGGATTAATTCATCTGTTTTGTTTTTTTCTGTAATATCACGAGTTAACGTTGCCAATGCGACAACAATCCCTGTTTTATCTCGGATGGGTGTTACTGAAAGAACCACGTCTACTAATGAGCCATCTTTACATATGCAAACGATTTCAACTTCTTTTTCCTCGATACCTGCACAGACATTTTCCCACATCTCATATAAAATTTTTTGGTTTTCACCTGTTACAATCGGAATTTGCTTATTCATAATTTCTTCCTCTCGCCACCCATAAAGTTCTGAAAAGGAATGATTGACCATAATGATTTGTCCACTTACATCATGGATGACAACACAATCTGTCATATGGTCAAATAGCGATTCCAAATACTCTTTTGTTTGCCATAACATATTGGTGGCTTGCTCTTCTTGTTTTTCTGCTTGAATTCTTAGCTTTTCTGTATTCCGACTAGAAACAATAAAAAAAAGCATAACAAGGACGGTAAACAATAAAAAATAAACAACATCAATTTGAGCGAGTGTTGGAAACATAATGGACTTATATCGAAAGAAAAAATATGAAATTGAACCGATCGTCAATATTCCGGACACAATAATCGGACCTGCTTTATGATAAATTGAACTAGAAATAAGAGCAAACCAGAGAAATATGAAGTTAATTAGTAACGGTTCGTATACGATTAAAAAGATAAAATAAACATAGATAACAACTATCACACTATACATCGTTTGGGTAACGTATTTCATAGATGTTGATAAATAAAGAAGCACACCAAACAACCCAATCCCAATTGGGGCAATAATCTTAATGATTGCTGGATCGATGAAAGCATTAATGACTAAACTAATGACAAAACATGTAAACAACAGTTTAATCATTAACTTGTTTCGGCTATGGATGATGGCCGTTTGTTTATCCATCGCTTCTCCTGCCTTTCTATATCAAAATATTTCAAATTTCGACACATACAGCCAAATTATATCATAAGTACCAGATCAAGTATCTACAATTATAGTAAAAAAAGAAGGATTAGAAAAAGTCAATCAAAATCAAATATTTTTAAGAAATGAGAGGATTGTGTATTCATTCCATTATGTTACCGTCACTAGCTTTTCTAAGGATGATAACTTAACCAATTTTAGACGTTCGTATAAAAAAAACCTTTGAGAGATTTCTCAAAGGCATGTAGCGTTCTATTATTCAACAATGCTCATAAATTCTTCCACATCACGGCACACAATATCAATCGCTTCTTGCCAAAATTGTGGCGATGTTAAATCAACTTGTAAATGTTTTGTTGCTAACTCTTCTACCGTCATACTTCCTGTATCTCGTAAAAGTGCAATATAATCATCTTCAAAAGCTGTGCCTTTTTTCAATGCTTGTGCATAGACACCTAAACTAAATAAGTAGCCAAATGTATACGGGAAATTATAAAACGGAACACCTGTAATATGAAAATGAAGCTTGGCTGCCCAGAAATGAGGGTGATATTCACTTAACGCTTCACAATAAGCTTCCTTTTGTGCTGATACCATTAATTCATTTAATTGTGCTGCTGTTAATAATCCTTCTTTTCGTTTTTCATAAAATCTTGTCTCAAATAAAAACCGGGAATGGATATTCATAAAAAAGGCCACTCCACGCCCTATTTTATTATCGAGCAATGCTATTGTCTCTTCTTTTGATTTTGCTTCTTTGACAGCAGCATCCGCAATAATCATTTCCGCAAATGTGGAAGCCGTTTCTGCGACATTCATTGCATAATTTTGTTTAAATTGCGGAAGATCATTCATTACATGTTGGTGGTAAGCATGCCCTAATTCATGTGCTAACGTCGCAACATTTGATGGTGTTCCATCATACGTCATAAATACACGTGTTTCTTCACTTGCTGGAAAAGAGGTACAAAAGGCACCTGGACGTTTTCCTGCACGGTTTTCAGCTTCGATCCAATTTTTTTCAAACGTCATTTTCGTAAAGTCAGCCATTTTGGGACTGAATTGACCGAATTGAGCAATAATCGTTTCCGCTGCTTCTTCAAAACTAACAAGGCTCTCTGCTTTTGAAATTGGTGCATGC
It contains:
- a CDS encoding FAD-dependent oxidoreductase translates to MNYPHLFTPITINSLTLKNRVIMGSMHVGLEGEEDGMNKLIAFYERRAKADVGLIVTGGAAVCPEGSGGRNFMSIYNDEDITHWKPLTQAVHQQGGRIALQLFHAGRYAYKAMTGLDPVAPSAIQSPINPDVPVAMSEKQIVDTIEAFGLGAKRAKEAGFDAVEIMGSEGYLINQFLSPATNKREDDWGGSFQKRNTFALEIIKAVRAQVGANYPVIFRMSGLDLVDNSTTEEETVAFAKLCEKAGVDLLNIGIGWHESRVPTISMKVPRMKFVPIAQMIHQAVSIPVVASNRINNPDDAETIIKENKADLISMARPFLADPDILIKAKEGHTNEINTCIACNQACLDHVFEGKSATCLVNPEAGRELTLSIETATTKKHIVVIGAGPAGLEASRVAAMRGHHVTLIDEKAYIGGQLNFAKSVPGKTEFNETLRYYDVQLAKYGVTRLLNTTATVDTPVVKEADEVILATGIIPRTPEIQGIEQDYVLSYRDVFTGAVPEGKDIVIIGGGGIACDLASFLLDKKDYSITLLQRGKSFARGIGKTTRWATLLSLKKNGVQMIGGIEYEKLENKTLTIKKDAEPVHIKADTFITASGQLTNEVLFKELQHKGIPVHLIGGANQAFGLDAKRAIYEGTKIGRSV
- the gerQ gene encoding spore coat protein GerQ; the encoded protein is MYQQPQFQQPEQQHQQHQQQPTAGQQPHQLPYPQQLQPPAQQQPPMFYAPQPQFQLPPMQQFPQIPGMLPMEQSYIENILRLNRGKQVTVYMTFENNVQWNAQIFTGIIEEAGRDHIILQDPESEVHYLLLMVYLDYIVFQEHPEYDYPFGAAVTGQIATYSPR
- a CDS encoding DUF423 domain-containing protein; translated protein: MKLFIVLGAALAALAVGLGAFGAHGLEQRLSERFMKIYQTGVQYHMYHAIGILIVGLLISRFPDVGLFHVAGWFLFSGIILFSGSLYIMSVTGITKLGMITPLGGLAFIIGWVLVIISVLRG
- a CDS encoding enoyl-CoA hydratase-related protein — protein: MSVTTYTVNESIATITMNRPEVKNAIDEEMHRELYDAFTKANEDDAVRVIVLTGLPGSFSSGADLKSIPVDNLSSMDYGDYLHRTYNRLLRFMDTIQKPIVAYINGVAAGAGLSIALACDYRIATTESKFALSFLKIGLVPDAGASYYLPRLIGLGRAMEFALGEVITAEEAYRIGLVTKLSDDANDFVARLSKYPTLAFGLMKENMKKGLEQPLSEVLELEVTAQRQAGQTKEHHMAVQAFLQKRK
- a CDS encoding cell wall hydrolase — its product is MAVIKTTESDVRLLARLMRAEAEGEGDLGMLMAGNVMVNRVRSACLDFVHIDNVERMVWQSPGGFEATQKGYFYQGAREREMNLARKLIRGERHHPAEFSLWFFRPTGSCPAQWWGQWNTGRYKLHCFYSPTSQDCPQVYSVF
- the hemQ gene encoding hydrogen peroxide-dependent heme synthase codes for the protein MSEAAVTLDGWYCLHDFRTINWPAWKTLPTEERQQIVNEFLQTIEKWSTAEANGEGSHAIYSIVGQKADFMMMLLRPSIEELNAIENAFNKTRFAEFTIPAFSYVSVVELSNYLAGKDGGDPLENPEVRARLFPTLPKAKHICFYPMDKRRSGNDNWYMLPLDERRTLMRSHGMIGRQYAGKVKQIITGSVGFDDWEWGVTLFADDVLQFKKLVYEMRFDEVSARYGEFGTFYVGNILKEETIPSFFHI
- the pta gene encoding phosphate acetyltransferase, encoding MSDLFSQIKDKVKRHFPTVVFPEGLDERIIEAAAQLSQDEVLQPVLIGNETAILEKASQIGVSFKQVQIIDPTTYSQFEELVKAFIERRKGKETEESAKEKLVDPNYFGTMLVYLDKADGLVSGAAHSTGDTVRPALQIIKTKEGIKKTSGVFIMVKEDKKFVFADCAINISPTSEELAEIAVATAETAKVFDIDPKVAMLSFSTKGSASSIETKKVSEATKLAQEARPDLVIDGEFQFDAAFVPAVAQKKAPDSPLKGEANVFIFPSLESGNLGYKIAQRLGGYEAIGPILQGLNRPVNDLSRGCNVKDVYKLALITAMQSINQKVIG
- a CDS encoding ATP-binding protein, which codes for MDKQTAIIHSRNKLMIKLLFTCFVISLVINAFIDPAIIKIIAPIGIGLFGVLLYLSTSMKYVTQTMYSVIVVIYVYFIFLIVYEPLLINFIFLWFALISSSIYHKAGPIIVSGILTIGSISYFFFRYKSIMFPTLAQIDVVYFLLFTVLVMLFFIVSSRNTEKLRIQAEKQEEQATNMLWQTKEYLESLFDHMTDCVVIHDVSGQIIMVNHSFSELYGWREEEIMNKQIPIVTGENQKILYEMWENVCAGIEEKEVEIVCICKDGSLVDVVLSVTPIRDKTGIVVALATLTRDITEKNKTDELIRRSDKLSVVSQLAAGVAHEIRNPLTVISGFLQVMNKQKREETSHIQIMLSEIERINVIISEFLLLAKPQVEKMEKVNLQTIIEEVLTLLNTSAIMKNVLITSSYEINAPIIQGEKNQIKQVLINILKNAMEAMESGGRVQVILTKPQNGEVSIRVIDNGIGIEESKFKKLGEPFFTTKEQGTGLGLMISHKIIEFHKGSITFNSKVGKGTTVDVRLPLVVE
- a CDS encoding biotin/lipoate A/B protein ligase family protein, translating into MDNELTVIKNKTWRYIDQTSFGTQFFALQSFAYDDALCTSVGQNEHSHSVIRTWVHPKTVVLGIQDSRLPMVTDGIQYLQEQGYNTIVRNSGGLAVVLDAGILNISLIMKEQKKFSIDSGYELMFSVIKQMFKPYDVLIEAREIIGSYCPGSFDLSIGGKKFAGISQRRIRGGVAVQIYLCLQGSGQQRASLIRTFYEKAVGEMTVSFEYPRVQPETMASLTDLLQSNISISHCLHRLLTVFTEGGAQLQSDSVHGEEIDLYSYYLNRVIKRNEKALQA
- a CDS encoding DUF5327 family protein: MNISIQSIVAKVEAEVQKLKKATEQGNQQAIREHAAVIKAYSELLQDNEESRQPTPVGEGKSISKVVPSPVVDVDEKESLFDF